One Gopherus evgoodei ecotype Sinaloan lineage chromosome 1, rGopEvg1_v1.p, whole genome shotgun sequence genomic window, tgcagacaaggcctgagagATTATCATCAGGGATCTCTCACTGCACTGCCCCCAATCCTTCACAccacctgccctctgccaggATCAGAGCACCATAGGGCAGAGTCTGCTACATCAAGCACACCGTGCAATCTGGTTCACTTTGTCTTGCTTGTTCACACAAAAAGCACCTGAGAATACAATCTTTATAATTTATAATGGCAAATGCAGGTGAACCACATATGTCCCTAAGCTATTGTGTAGCTTGCATgtaggggtgtgggaaggggaggtTTAGAATGACTGATGTAGGAGTGGGGAGGAAACCGGAAGGCTTGAGAGTGGGATTTATGGCTTGAGAGAGTCTGGGAACCTGTTCCTGCAGGTGCTGGGAGTACCTTACGGAGGCAAATATCTAAGGAAGATGGAGAAATGGATTCGACATGTAACATCGGCACTTACACCAGCTAGGAATAGAATGATGAGGGATATCAATGGTCACACTGCAGTGTGAGCTGATTCGCTACGGGGTGTGACATTATGGATATAATCTGGCaccaaatattgtgcaaagggggtcatataaagtGCATAAAACCAGATTATGGGTGGCTGGTTAAAattatggtgtctatatgtaGGTATCACATTATAATTGAAGTTCTGAGTaatggctctatactgtctgtattttaaattgtaatggctctatactgtccgtattttaaattttaaactcaccagacaagttggtgttagctctgacTAGCCTGTCTGATGGCcaattaaggaccatcagctacacaattgacccactgagagaaggcagatccgccttgtaactcagcaaagtatgcagggacttgcccatgtgactccagacttcattttgctgtaactttccacagtaaggacaaagaggttgttacacctggaaaagtctataaaaggctgatgccttgtCTCCATcgggtcttcaatcctgcttcttacctctggaggaactttgctacacaCTGAAGCTCGGACAAAGAACtgatgacccatccaagctgtggatgtactccagagacttgatttgaacctgcagtttactccatcactgctacaaacctggaTTAAGATCTTTGCCATTGTTGTATGTAATCGATTCAATTTatccaattctagctctcatctctacctttttccttctacgaataaacctttagattttagattctaaaggattggcaacagtgtgatttgtgggtaagatctgatgtgtatattgacctgggtctggggcttgattctttgcgACCAAGAGAACCGTTttttttattggggtgttggttttcataaccattcatccccaggacaagtgggactggtggtgataccgggagactggagtgtctaaggaaattgtgtgacttgtggttagccagtggggtgaaaccagggtcctctttgtctggctggtttggtttgccttagaggtggaaaaaccccagccttgggctgtgaccgccctgtttgagcaattggtcctgaattggcactctcggTTGAGTCTCACCAGAACTGAATCGTCATGAGGGGTCAGGAAGATATCCCAGCCACACGCACCACGTGGGATAAGTTAGATGCGTTAAGGTGTGGGAGGGTTCACCCCTGCCCCGAAGCTTCAGCAGTTGGCCATTGTCTGAGTGGGGACACTGGACCGATAGTCCATTGATCTGTCCTGACATTGCCACCTGTATGCACCTACATCTATGCTATGTTACTAAGAGCCTCAGAAAAGCTGCTGCCAAGAGATGAAGTGATGCGGGTCTGCCCGGGACTCCTCAGATGGCCAGCACAGCTGAGGAGAGGCTGGACGTGACCACTAGGGGAGCGGCCTCCCTCAGAGGAGCTCCTACTGAGCCACAGCCCGGTTCAGAAGTTGCCTGCCCCTGGCAGAACCTGCTTTCCCCCCAAACAAGCCCCCTCCCACCTTTGCAGAGTTCCCCCCCGGAGATACAGGGATGAATCCATCCAACAGCATTGGCACTGTTAAGAATAATGGATTCTCAATACGGGAACAGCCACTTTGCCTTCAACAAGGCTTTGCCAAGGCTGAGTTCTATATGGGCTTGAATGCACTTAGCATTGCGGCAGGGCTGGGCAACTTCCCCTAGGCATCCCCGACAGGAATGCATCCAGCCCAGCCTTCAACAAAAGGCCACTCTGGCAGCACTAAGGGGCTATACTGTTGCCTTTGATAACCAGAAAAGGATTTTCTCAGTATTACGGCTCCACACCACCCTCACCAGAGCCTCCGAAGCAGGTAGCACCTCACCTCAGGCCTGGCCCCAGGGTTAAACTGCTACTCAGTGGGACTGAGGCAGGGTACAGCCCAATGTTACAGAGATCACCAGAAAGGCAGATAGTTGTGGGGGCAAGTGGAATGGAAATGGGGAGGCTCCCAGAGTGAGTAGACCCTGGTCATGGCTCAGTTTTGCAGAGACTCGGGGATGAAGATTCACTAGAGTTACAAATCCAAAATCTCAAATGGAAATGCCACCAGAATCCATGAGGGCCACCATGTTTCTGGTGAGAATCATGCAACCCTGTGCAGTTCTCATGGTCTCAATGCAAATTCCCTCAGCAGGCCCCAGGTTTTCTTGAAAGCAGGTGCCCACTCAGCGATCGCATCAGTGAACATGGTGTCCGAATTTACACTCTAAGGGAGCCAGGCACCAGGCGCGCTCTGCATCATTTCCAATTTGATCGCTAGCCATGCTGCTTGGCTTTCATTGCACAGGATACCTGCTTCCAAAGGCGACTGAAAGCCCAGGTTTTCTCCCTGCCTCAGTAGGGGCTCGGCCCTCCAGCCAGGGTCAACAGTGGCAAAGCTTCCCATAGAACACATCCCAAAATCACCCCCTGCTCCCACACCACCCAGAAACCCACCCCAGTGATGGCTTCTGCCTCTAGCTACAGGGTTGCAAGTGGGGACACATTTACACAGCAAATCCTTGGGGCAGAAAGGTGGGCAAACCCCATCTATCACTGGGGCGCGGGATTCTCTAGACATACATCAAATGTAAAGGCTTAAGAACCAGGTGGGAGGTTGAGGGGGGAAAGATATTATCTGGGAGTCACTCCAAGCCCCAAAGACTgaattttcttgtttccctttatcccCGTCCCCCGCAGCCTGCCACCACTTCCGCCGCCACCGTCAACCGCTCCCCACAAGCACCGTAATCTTTCTGGTAACACTTGTTTCGAGTTCATTAACAAGCAGTGGTTGTGGCAGCCCCAATAAAGGACTCCTTTGCATATAAAAAGGTTTGCGGCTCTGTTAGAAAGTTCATTATAGATAATTGGAGAGGCGAGCGCCATAAAGAGGAAATTCTCATAATGTGGCTTTATCTGATTGACCTAATGTTCTTTCTAATTGAAATTTAAAAAGGCAATTTCTTTGGCTGATGTACAGTACAAAGCCAGGGCACTCAGTCCTGGCCCCGGGTTCAAATCTACATCCAACACTTACTTCGTACGAAGTGTCAGGAGGAACTAGCTAATAACCCTGATCCCGAAGATACTCTGCGGTAATTAGTTATGAGTGTTTGCTCAGAACTGTACCTTTAAAGGTAAGAAGACTGCCCGCTAGTGGTAGGGGGATTCAAGAGAGTGAAACGTACACTGCCATGTACACTACATTTGTTCTTcctttgttgttttccttaatcTGAAATACATATCACCTAGGCTGGAAAAGCACCTCTTGCCCTGTGTGTACGGAAACCATAACCAGACCCATCCTCAATGACTGAAGCatgtaagggcctgatcccactACCGCTGATTAGtaattaatgggagtctttctgctgtctccaatgggagttggatcagattCCAAGAGAACAAAAAAACACTAATCTCATTTATACAAGGCATGCATTACAGAGTGGATCCTTGTTAATTTAGTTAACTTGTGTAGTTTAATTCTATCATTTCGTGTAACTCTTTATATTAAACTAATAAGCACACACTCAAAGCTCGTAATTCGCCCTGTTGGCACAGACACCCACTGCAAATGGCTGAATTTTGCCAGTTAGCAGGTCAGTGAACAGAGAATAAAGCAACCAAGgatgctataacatgaaatagacTCCTCATTTTGTCAATGGCAGTTTAGTTTTCACTATTTATAAATCCTTGTAGTATGCTCTAAAGCTTCAAAAATAACAAAGTCttatataagaacagccatattgggtcagaccaatagtccctccagcccagtattctgtcttccaacagtggccagtgccagatgcttcagagagaatgaacagaacagcaatttcaagtgatccatcccctaacttccaattccagcttctggcagtcaggggTTTAGGGACACTCACAACATGGAGTTGCatttctgaccatcttggctaatagccatttcaTGGACTTATCCTCCGGGAAggtctctaattcttttttgatccctgttatacttttggccttcacatctcctgacaagttccacaggttgactgtgcattgtgtgaagaagtacttccttaagtttgttttaaacctgctgcctattaatttcatcagatgATTCGCAGTTTTTGCtctgtgaagggataaataacacgtccctattcactttctccacaccattcacgattttatagacctctatcatatccccccatagtcatctcttttgtaaactgaacagtcccagtctttttaatctctcctcatatggaactgCTCCATTTCAGgctcctaatcatttctgttgctcttatctgcaccttttccaattctaatatatcttttttgagatggggcgaccagaactgcactcagtattcaagatgtgggcatgccatggatttatactgtggcatattttctgtttttaagtcTATGCTttccctaatggttcctaacactgttagtatttttgactgtcactgcacattgtgcagatgttttcagagaactctccacaaggacgccaagatctctttcttgagtggaaacagctaatttgcctctaattttatatgtatagttgggattatgttttccaatgtgcattactttgcatttatcaccactgaatttcatctgccattttgtcacccagccACACAGttcagtgagatccctttgtagatCTTCAAAGTCAgcttggacttaactatcttgagtaattttgtatcgtccacaaactttgcaaacctcactgtttacccccgtttccagatcatttatgaatatgtcagACAGCACAGgtcccactatttacctctctccattctgaaaaccgattgtttattccttccctttgtttcctatcttttaatcagttactgatccatgagaggaccttccgtcttgtcccatgactgcttagtttgcttaagaacctttggtgaaggacgttgtcaaagtctttctgaaagtccaagtacattatatccactggatcccactGGTCCATAAGTCTTGGCAATATGAGACTTCTGTCTATCTTCTAATATGGGCTTCACCACTATAGTATGTGAATGACCCCTCTACAGGAGCTTCTGTTAAAACTTTACTGACAGGTGAAGAGAGATCTCCAATTTTGTGCAGACTCTGATAGATGTGGCTTAACAGAGAGCAGATTAGTGACTTTCTTCTGCATGGTTGCACCTATACACATTAATGAAGTTTTGACACCTCACCAGAACACTGTTCCACCAGAGCTAGCATCTGGCCAGGATTTGGGTTGACACTCTTCCTCTTATGGAAAAAGCATTTGGGGATCTTTGATGGCCACATATGATCAGGACCTTCGTTTTAAGTGTCATGGCCAAATTGTTCCATTTTCTGGACACTAAAGGGGAGAAATTTGTTTAACTATTTTAAATTTCAGgtattttaaatgggaaaaggTACCGCATCCATAAGGTTGGCCACATACATGCATCTCTCAATGTGCTCTCTGTGTCCCTGGGTTCCCGACACTCTTCCTCTTATGGAAAAAGCATTTGGGGATCTTTGATGGCCACATATGATCAGGACCTTCGTTTTAAGTGTCATGGCCAAATTGTTCCATTTTCTGGACACTAAAGGGGAGAAATTTGTTTAACTATTTTAAATTTCAGgtattttaaatgggaaaaggTACCGCATCCATAAGGTTGGCCACATACATGCATCTCTCAATGTGCTCTCTGTGTCCCTGGGTTCCCGATTTGGGAGAGGTAAAACCACATACCTTCACCTCTACCATCTGGTCTCACACAAAGCATTCAGGTGATGAAAGCCCCACATCTCCCCTCCATTAACTCTCTGCTCTTCTCCCCCCATTGCACAGCTCTTTTGCAGTGAGATTCAGGCAGAAATGCCACTTAAAGCCCAGCACCAAAGGGTGAGAAACAGGCTAATACAAACATCACATGGATTATGAGGATCAGCATCAGTGTTGGAACTAATTGGCTTGACACTGGAGTCTCAGCAGGCACTGGTACCCATTTACCAGTGATATGTGCATTGGACAGAGACCAGCAAATGACAAGACAGACAGAGCTAGATCTTCATCCCCCATTTGGATTACCAAAACCTCTTCCTTTCTGGCGTCCACTCCATACAAGACACAGCCACTAAAAGCATCTACCTTGGCTATCCAACTGACCACAACACCCTGCGTTTTGGCTCTATCCACCGGCTGCTTCTTCTCCAGTAGGTCACATTCAGATTTCTTTTCTTCACCATCAAGGCCCTGCATACCCCTTGCCCCTCCTGACTGAGTTGACCTGATCGCTCATCATTCCTATCCATGCGCTCTGCCAGGGCCGCCATCCTCAATGCCTGGTTTGTCCACTCCTCCCACTGCCATCTTTATGCTTTGTTCACTCAATTTCCTATAACTGGAATCCCCCTGCTAGACTGATACCCCTGGCCACCATCACCAGACCCTCCTCATTCAAACCCCACAAGACCCAATGCCCAGGAGAAATGGGACGAAGACATTTACCTAGCGCATacactttgaaaaaataaatctctGCTCCAACAGGCTGTGTATTAGCCTTGGCTGGATGACTGCATCTATTCATGATGATGCCTATCCCTGCCCTTCCACCTCATGTCACCGCTGAAATGAGATAGTAAGTGTCATACAGCCACCTTTGACTGTAAGCACTTAGGGGCAGGGACTCTGTCATCAAAACTGTACTGTGCAGAACATGGCTAATGACTGCTGTGCCAGTGAAAAGGGCTGGATTTACAGTCCTGAAAACAGATGTCTTTTACTCACAGAACAACTACAGCATGGAGATGCTATGCTGATGGGCACAGAATAGCTTGATAGAGAGGAATTTTTGCCACTGATCTCAGTGGTGCTAGGATttcatccagagagagagagagagggagatgccAATGGCTGGATGGGCCATTCACTGATCTCCCCTCTCCAGTACTGGGGTTACAACAGCAGCAGTGGTGCTGTGGTGCTGGGTCCACATGCAGAAGGGGCCCttccgcccaccccccaccccaccccaaggccctacccctgctcagcctcttcccccaaggccttcCTCACTCGCCcctttctgctccttccccccatcGCCCCCtgtttgctcctctctgccccctcatgCAAATGGTGGTGGGATCATCGGGAGGAAGACACTGAATGGGGACAGGGCCtcaggcagagcaagggcagATCCTTGGGGAGAAGAGCCCAAGCAGGGACATGGCCTCAGTATGGGCGAAGCAGGGAGTGGGGCCATGATCTGGGCACTGGGACTCACAAAAGATtaatcctgccctgcccctctcatCCTTAAAGCTCATCCCtccaggtcaggactgagatAGTGGGAAGGCAGAGCAGGGGAAGTTTTCCCTTGTATTGACCCACAATACGGGTACAGCATGGGAAAACACAAGGCTTCAGTCTGTAAGGCTGGCAATCTGGCACCTTTagactcctttaaaaaaacacagaCACTCTGCCAAAAAAATCCCAGTGGAATAAACCAGTGCAATTAGGTGAAGCGATAAGCAAGCCATCTCTGTACACGGAGCAGGTGGACATTGTTGATTTACAGCGCACACTATGTTTACATTATTACACCACTAATTCTTATTGctgtaaaattaaatttaaaatttacagGAAGGGTATCGGAGAACGTTATTAGGTTATACAGTGGAATCAGGTCAATGCTTTGCCAGCAGGATTCCAGGCTTCATAAATTTCTGAATATACATCCTCCAAATTTACATCAGCACTGGCAGCAATCAAACTGGCTCCGAAAAGCTCAAGTGGCCAAAGCATTGTTTAATGCACCGTATATTTTATCTGTATTTCCGAGGTTTTTATAATGCCATTAGAGTGACTGAGGGAGAGCAAAAgtaataatatataaaaaaaatgccCATAACCTTAAAGGCAGCTGATGAGGAGAAGGCAGTGGGATTTATGGAAAGTGTAAACATCTGCAGAGATAATAACAGAATAATTGAGGACTGGCATAACTGTGGCGACCAGCAACTCTGTCTTAGTTAAGGGTCTGTCAGGGATTCCATTACAAAGACCAGCTCTGTGTCCTTTGACACTGAACGTGAATTCAGTTTTGGGTTAAAAGCTGATTCAGCCTCCGAAGCCATACAGGGTGCACCCCTCGCGTTTCAGGGCGTACACCACACCCGTGGCCGTCACCGTCTTCCGCTTGGTGTAGGTCACCGCATCGCGGATCACGTTCTCCAGGAAAACCTTCAGCACCCCACGGGTCCCTTCATAGATCAGCCCTGAGATGTGCTTCACGCTGCCGCCACGAGCCAACCAGCGGATCGCAGTCTTCGTAACGCCCTGGATGTTGTCGCGTAAGACCTCGTGGTGCCTCTTAGCACCTTCCTTACCCAGCCCCTTTCCACCTTTGCCACAACCGGATATGTTTAGTGCTCGGGAAAGGTGCCTGCCTGACAGCCCCGGAGACTAGCCCTCTATCCACAGAACAAGTACTTGTCCAGTGCCAGATTTGTCTACTGTGTTCTAGCACTATGTGTCAATTGTCACCTGGATGGACTACCATACTAGGCACTGCAATACTGGGGtggaaagacagaaaataaattcAGGCTTCATAGTCCATTGTTTGGTGTTGTGACAGCCATAGAGGTGGGATGATATATGATGGTGGTTGCAGTGATGTCGGCCCCCCTGCACCAGGAACTACATTAAGCCCACCTCATTTTGCACAGGTCACTAACAGCCTTTGGATGGTACCTTGAGGTCTCTGCTGACTTGGGATGGATTCATCCCTCCGGGTAATTCAAAGAGAGGGTCTTCAGTCTGGCAGCACCAACTCTAACACACAGCTGGCCAATATGTGGAGAGGCAGAGTATGCAGCCAGACTGGGGACCAAGGTACAATCCTGAGCTTGCTTCTTTGTTGTCCAGGATGGGAGGGGCTGGAAACATGGTGCTGTGAGCACCACATGTCCtccagggaggagcagggggaagagcCAGTGCGCCAGGCCCTAGAATGAGGATGAAGGGAGCACTCTATCTTACAcaatcaggaaggagaggagactGCCACAGTGCGAGGCCATTGCCATTGGAGATATACTGGGGGAAATCTGACAGGACACCCCCATGTGCTCACACACACTTTGACAAAATGCCAGCTGGCTGCAGTGTTGAGAGAAACCTAGGGCTAAGGAGGGGGATGAAGAGAGTGGCTAACATGCTCCTCTGGTCAAGGGAATCCATCTCCCCACCATTTCTGATTCCACGAAGCCCCTTCATGCCAACTCTACATTCTTTCGACAACATGGCTTTCAGGGACAAAGCTGGGGATGAGCAACTCTCCATGGCAACATTCACCCCCTGTAACACTCTGAAGGTCTCCTGTCGCAAGATCACAAGATCACGCTGATGCTCTTCACATTACATTATGCAGGTGTTCTCTCTATGCTGTCCAGCCCTAGAGAGATAGGCTATTGG contains:
- the LOC115647880 gene encoding histone H4-like — translated: MNPSQVSRDLKSPGLSGRHLSRALNISGCGKGGKGLGKEGAKRHHEVLRDNIQGVTKTAIRWLARGGSVKHISGLIYEGTRGVLKVFLENVIRDAVTYTKRKTVTATGVVYALKREGCTLYGFGG